A segment of the Anomalospiza imberbis isolate Cuckoo-Finch-1a 21T00152 chromosome 16, ASM3175350v1, whole genome shotgun sequence genome:
TGAGCACCCTTACATCTGCTGAAATGTCAGTTCCACCTGCAACGAGCATTAAAATTCTTACACATGTGGATTTTAAAACCAGGACTTCAAAACAAAACGCCTCTCCTCATTCCAACACCATTTCAGAACTCTACGGCAACTTTTCTTATATGTTTGGATTACATTTACCTTTCCCTTATATCCCATTTTCTACACTGTCAGAGCATCAGTCCCCTTGGGCTCAGATTCTATTTCATTTTGATTCTTGTTCTCTTCTTTTACTTCTTTAGAgctcttctcctgctgctcagcttCTGCTTTAACTACCTCTGAATTCTGTTCTTCTGTCACAGTTGATGGGTTTTGTTGTGCATCTTCTTTGTTGCTCTTCACCACCTCCTGTAGATTGTATTTTCTGAACAGAACATAGTCCCTCACCACACTCAAGCAACAGACggtttttattatttccacCACAATTGTGTATTGTGGATTATTAAGATCAACCTTGTTTTCTGGATTGAGGCTGCCCACAATTCCTGTAAAAGAAGATGCAACTTAAAAGATGCTGGGAAAACTCTTTAAGAGCATAAGCATGTCTTGTTTCTCAGTAATTGCAGTGAGATAATTTTTCAGTTACTTCAGTCCTACTGGTGGTACATTCTAAGACTCCTGCTCTGTTCTGCTATTTTAAgcaattacaaaaataattgtCTATAACTGAGGGGGATCTTGCCTCTTCTCTTAATTTTTATCCATTCTAAAATACTCAAGTAAGGTGGAGCTTTTATATGAGTCAAATATTGAACAGAATTAGTAACATTATTATTTCAACACAGCATCCAAAGCCTAATAGCAGTCACTTCAAAGCACATGTAACTGATACTGCAAATTATATTCAGCATTGTTCTCTCTTCTGCTTACAGTCTCTTAAGACATCAACACCAACAAGGAATACTGATGTCAAGCTTTTTTTAAGTCTTAGAGAAGCTTTTAGGAATCAATATAGAGGTTTTAAGCAAAAAATGTGTATGCCCATTACAACCTCTTTTAATAGTCTGACCCATGTTGTGCATGCAAACTTGTTCTGTTTTGTGTGAAATCCATACATACCTGCCAGTTCCTTAATTACTTCTTCCCTACTCATATGGCTGTTATTACGAGCTTTGTAAACAATCTGAAAAGTACCCTTGTTAGGGGCTTTAAACCAAGGCTCAAAAAACgtttctgtgtattttttcaTATCTTCCATAAAAGCTTTGCAAGTTCCAGAAATGGGCAGCATGCGCAGAATGactcttgttttcttctttttagtgGTGTGCATATCCATTAGTATATGGTGCACCAGGTTCTCAGGTTCTACAAGAAAAACAGTTGGGTATGAGCAACAAATTGAAGCCATTAtctcttctcttccccttctAAATAATAAGCTGGGAACTTGGCTGTACTGCTGTCAGCCTCAAATCTTTTTATGTAAAGCATTGTTTTATACCAAAACTAGAGAATCAAAGCATTTCATCAAAGCAGTTTCCTCTACCTTTAGCTTCCTCACTAACAAAATAATTCAGTGGCACGGCCAAGGGGAAGATTATTTGTTTGATATACATGTGTCACTTGGAAGCCACACTCTGTGGCCTTTTACTATCAGTGCTGAGAGCAGTTTGCATTACTCAGTATCAGCTGAAGTCCCACCTATGCCCTGGGTTCTGATGAAGACCACGTTGTTGGCACCACTCTCCACCGACTGGAACCGCCGCAGCTTCTGCTCCGTCGAGGCACGGATCTGGCCAACCTCCTTCTTCAGAGCTGCCTCGAcgtcatcctcatcctcctccctgTCGCTTCCAGACAGCCTCTCCTCGTGATCTGAAAACTTCACACAGGCACCATTTGTTGGTGAGCAGCGAGCAGCAGCGCCCAGCTCACAGCCCGCGCTGGGCCCGCGGCACGGGCCGGGCCCTTGATccggcgggcagcggggctGCGAGGGGGCTCGCCCGCAGAACCTGCCACATTCGGGGGCGTGGTGCACACACGCGGCTCGTTCCACACGCGCGGCCGGGGCCGAGGCCTCGGGCTGCCGCTCCCCCGCCCCGCCAGCCCGCCCCGAGCGCCGCCGGCCCGGCCGCACGCACCTGCTCGGGCCCGTAGAGCAGGTCCCCGTACTCGCCGAGCAGGCTGTAGGCCTCCCCCACGCACTTGCGCTCGTTCATGTTGCAGGTGATGAGGATGCCGCGCATGCCGGCCTCCAGCTGCCGCCCGGCGCCGCGGGGCCGCTTGGCCCGGCCGGCCCCCGCCGCGAAGTGTCCCTTGGGCCGCCGCTTCCGCGCCGCCGGCTCGGCCGCGGCCATCGGGCAGCTCCGCCAGCACCGCCGCCGTGGCGTcagcgccgcgcccgccccgcgcccgccccgccggcacAGCGCCGCGCCTggagcggcggccgcgggcTGCGGGGACCGACCGACCGCGGGGCCCGACCCGCCGGGACCGAGCCCGGGTGGCGGACCCGGCCTGGCGAGCACTCTGGTGGCGCGCTCAGCCGCGGCCAAACTCGTGGACCTTGATGCTTTCGCTTCCCCCGAGCTCCGGTTCCAGAGTTAAAGTCTGCGTTAATAACTCCGGAGCGGAGGGGAGAGGAGCGGACATTCGCTAGGGGGAGCGAGCAGCCCTCGGTCCAGCTCTGCAACGCCGCGTCCGACACCGACCCGTGCGCTGCACGGACGGAGATGCTTCGGCCACTTCCCTGCCTGTCCCACTGCCGGGACCAGCGTAGAGGGACCAGCGTAGAGGGACCAGCTAAACCCGAAACTTTGAACAGGTAAAGGGAGGCTTGGAAAAATACCGGAACATGTGCTAACAGAACAGTCGTGGCCCGTAGCGTAGTTCCTAAAGGAAGGTGTGGGTGTGCATCCCGGTCAGTAAAAGCCGCCTCTCCCTGCTGTAACTTTTAAGTTTCTTGGACAATTAAGGGGGTAAGAATTGTTACAGGTTCTGATCTGTGGAAAAAACTGACCAAGGCAGTTGGTCCAAATCCAACATAAGAAAACCACCACTGGAAGCAAACTGTGctagaagtggaaaaaaaattaaagtactTGCTGGTTTTTGCAGGATTTTTTACAACGAAAGACATTGCAGATTTGCACAGTAATGTAAAGCAGGACATTACACTATATCCTTCTTAGTTTAGGTTTGAATACATTCTTACCTGATTCCTATCAATTGTCTGTCCCAGGGGCTACACAACGAGCTAAAGCAGACACTGATACAAATGAAATGGGAAACCCAGAGAGGCAAGAGCAAAACAGTAATGTGTGTTAAATAAAGTATTTAATGAAATATCAGTATCTTGTCTTTATTGTTACTTAAAGGATAAAAAACTCTGTAAGAGTTTAAGAGAATACTATTACTTCAAGAATCACTTTTGATGTGTGACATCTTGTAAAGAGATTTTAAAGtgtttcaaaaattaaaagttaTAAGCATCACAAgtatatttaggaaaaaaaagggcaaataAAATCTGTCATTGAAACCTTTAAGGACTGGACTagtaaagtatttaaaatacatgatagaacagaaattttaaaattgtagCAACAGCTGCTCATACTATAATTTTAGCACTTTATAGTTCTCTCACAGTTCATTAAGGAGTTGCTTCATGACCTGCTggtatttttgtgtgtttgagCAACTTTCCTTTCTATGTTAACCAAGAGCTGTCCTTTTCATCTCCATTCTGAGAACATATATCTGACATCATTTGACTGTCCTGATTCCATTAAGCATGAAACTTAGAGAGTTTAGGATTCAGACAAAAAATTGTATTGTTTTCAAGTTCTCATAGAGGGTCTAAGACACAAATACTTTTTGTTGGAAGAATTTTCTGAATTACTAGGAACAGTTCTAAGAGAGGTCAAAGCATCTGCATTAAAGGTGAGACCACTAGATTTCTCTTTCAGAAGCGCATATTCCCACTTGAAGTATCCACAACTTTTCTTATTACCTCCTTGCTTGCCAACAGGACAACAAAAAAATGCTCTGCCATGATTTGGGCCAGCATTTGACACAGAGAGTTTTTTGGCTCTTCGGCCGCAGTTACACAGAGGGGGAGTTGATTTTCCATTTCTCACAGCTCTTACAGACTCATTCAGATTGACTGTGGAGTTCAGAACTGCAGGAAATACTCTGGGCAAGTTTGAACTTCTCAAAGGTAAGGAGTGATCAAAAGAGGAAGTTTTCTCTTGATATATATAAAAAGGCTGCTTTTTTGCTGGTGGGCATGTTTTTGGACTAGTTGGCTTTCTTTTAGGAGCCTCTAAAGGAGTAGAGTAATTTCCAAATAATGCTGATTGTGCTGAAGCAGCATTTCCTTTTGCAGATGGTAACTTAAAAGCTGAACATTCTGAAGTCTGCCTTTGTACTGTCCCTATATTATAGATAGTAGTATCAGGACTTTTGTAAACAACAGACCTCAGAGGTTCCATGGGTGTTACACTTTCCTCCAAACTCTGATTATCTGAACTTGTCACAGCCAATTCTTTTGAAGTAGTTTCTTCTTCAGACACTGTTAGACTGTCTGTACTTGAGTCATCCTTGAGCTGAACAGAGTCTGAATTTTGTTCATATTGAGATTCTGGTATCAAAGCAACATCTTCCCAGTCTGTCAACAGAGACAAGCACTCAGAACTGGTGCTGATGTCCCCACTGGAGAGAGTAACTGAGGGGATGGTGGTGGAGACAAGcaccagccctgatccctgtgCTGGGAGGCTGGGCCTGGCTGTTCTCAGAGGCTGCCCAATGCTCAGTCCCTGCTGGATACCTGTCGATGCAGGACTGGGACATGGCTGTGCCAGACCCAGAGGAATGGGAAATCTGTCAGGAGATGCTGCTGAAGAGCTTTGGGATTGAGCATGGAATTCAGTCCTTGATCCGCTGCTGGGTACAACATGGACATCTGCAGAGGGATCCCTGCAAGTGATCTGCTGTTCCCCTGTCTGTACATTAGAATTTATCTTGTTTCCAGCAATACTCTTGTGTTTGTTCTCAGCCAGAGATTTTGTTTCACAAGTTCCATCTCTAGATGTTTCAGGTCTGCTCTTACTTCCCAGTGGACTCTTGTCAGTGACATTTACAGTCAGTGTTCTGGAAATTAAATTACTCTTCTGACGTGCCTAGGGAGTCAGTAaacaaaagcagattttggaaAGTGAATACCCAGACATTTTGGGAATAAATGCACAAAATTAATAAGCGTATCAGCCTAAGGATGTTCTTTCCAAATCACAGTCAGTATGCTGGGTTTATTATTTGAATAGCTCACCTTTCATCTGTATTCCAGGCTACAAAGCAAGTAGACAGGAAGATACAAAGTAGTGACTAACCTTATCCAAAGATTTAGTAACTTTCAGCACACATCCATCACAAATCAGCCTCCAAGCAAGACGAGCAGTATTCCGGGAATCATCCAACCCTTCAAAAGTATGGTTATATTAATGTCTTCTTTTTAACTGCTACCGCGGATAGTTCTTATTACTGGAAAAATGTAATCTAGGTAAGCCTTACATGAATGACAAGGAGTCACAGAACTGTGACACTTAGTGATCTAGTTCAAAAAAGGGGAATGGAAGTAGACAGTTCCAAATAATTCTCTGTGCTGAAACATCTGAAGGATTATCCAGAGCTGAATATCGATTCACAATTTTAAATATCCTTGCTCTTTTTATTAATCAagtaaaaaacccccaacataTTGTTCTAGAATTCTCTCACATTAACATGATATCCAGATCAGGTAAAATCAAGTTTCTTTATCTTCCCTCCAcctcttttcttttgcatcctAGCAATTCATAAATTGATCTTGTGAACATACTTTCAATAGCAGTAGAAGAGAGTTCAGAAATGAAGTATGAGGTTAGAAATAACAAACTTATCTCAGAGCAGTTTGCCTTCCTTGTTTTGATGGTCTGTTGGATAGAACATGGCATAACCTGAAACAGTAGTAACTACTCAGGGTAATAACTAGCTGCTTTAGGTTAACTAGAGCTAAATAGTACTATTAAGCTTTATAagatacatatatttatatatattaaaatgagGATCATCACACTTACCAGAATGTTCCCGTCCTTCAAAAGCTATCCCCAGATCCTGCAAAGCTCCATTTAGCCCTTTAGGCTTTCTGTTATAGAAGGTCTAAGGAAAGAAATGCAGGTGCTTAACatgaaacatttaaaatctTTCCCTAGTGAAGCAAAGCCATTTCAGAAATATCCCCTTTCGAATAATAAGTCTCAAAAGGCAATTAAGCGAGTTGGGTATCTGCATTTTACAGTGAGGATAAGACCATAAGTTACTTACCCTGTTAGAAATCAGAATGGAAATAAACATGAATCCCTTCTCTCAGTCTTAAGCAAATCCATTCTGTCTGAGCTCTGGAGACATTTGTCTGCACTCTATGGCTTACACTGATGAAAGTCTTAACAGACAAGCATTGAACAATGCAACTATAAATAATAACTTAAGATGCAATCAAAGGTATGGGCATGAATATATTTGGCATAGGTATGGATTTTTTGTAACTGAAAAAAGTGAGTATTATTTCTTGCTCCTGATATGAGTATCTGATTTGATCACTAGAAAGGGGGAATATTCACACTGTTTATCTTTAGAGACCTAATTCTGCTGCCTACCTGTAAGGTACCTCTGAGTACCTCTAAACAGACTATAATGACAACTTCCTACACAGCAATACAAGGCAGCAATAAGagcacaaaaaccaaaaaaatataGGAAGCAAGGAGAGCAAAACCTATCAGGAAAGGAAGGGCAGCTCATAAATTCTCATAATTATCATTATTTTATCAAACAACAATCTTTTCCTATTCAAATTCACACAGTTCTAGGGCAGCTGGTTACTGAGCAGTACCAACACTAAATAAAACCAGGTTACTCTGGTCACTGGGACATACAGCATTGCCTTGTAAGCTCAGGTACAGTCAGCTTTGAGGTCAGTGTGGGTAGAAATGTTTCAGTCTGTCAATCCTCTCACCCTGTATGTTGCTTTGAGATCAATCCAGGAATTCAGAATGTCAGGTTTGCGCAGCTGCTTCCTTTTACACTCGTAGTGCAAACACACACCCAGGTCCCAGTCTGTGCAGGGAAAACCACAGTCAATCCACCACTGCAGAACTGGCCTAAAAGCCACATAATGTGGCCTATGTATCCCTTTATGTGGCCTAAAAACCTACATAAAGGGACATAACACCAACACTGTCAGCATCCTGTGCTGCTGAATGGCAGGAGGCACAGGCAACAAGTGGTTGTCTGAGGGAAACACTGGGGTTGCTGCAATGGGACACCAGAAGAAGCAAACCCCTGTTGTTAGTAATTAACTTCAGACAGTTAAAGATCTCAAAGACATCATTAATTCTTTGGACTCACTAAGAATGATCATACAATTCACTAAAGCAAAAAAATGTAACAGTGTTAGACCCTGGAGTCAAAGATGCAGCAAACATGTCAGGATTCCATGTTTTCAGTCTTATACCAATAGTCCACATTTTTAATAGCTAGTAATAGGATTTCGGCTGTGTAGAAGTGAAGACACAATGTCACTAGTGCCACCTAATGTTTTTACTatgcagaaaaagcaaatgaaaatgttgTTTACCTGTCCATGTGACAAAGGCACACGCTTTTGCTTCTGAAGTAGAATTACTCTGACTATCTGTACCGAACgtaattttcttctccttttgtaTCTTTTGAATCCATTTCAGAAACTGTGATAAGCAAATGTTGAGAGGCACCCCTTGATCAACTTGATTCTTCAAGGAACAGAACAAGAAGCATGTATGTGTTAGAATGCACTGAAATTCATTTgaggtttatttctttttagccGTTTAAAGGTCTCTTTAAATAAAACAGTAAACAGCAATTGTACAATTGTAAAACAGTGTTAAGTCACAATTATACCTGTGTTATGCCAGTTAGTTCTGTACAGAATTCAGAGAGAATAGGATGCTCCTGGGGCTGAACATACATGTGGAATTCAGATTCAATTGCTCCTGTTGAGGTGTTTAACAGGACTGCTGGAAATTCAACTGCAcaaaacacagaaggaaaagaaggaacaaaacaaacaaaacagaaccaaaacACAAAGCCAGAAAGGTTAAAACTGTTCACAGGAATAAGACCATTTTCATATTAGTCCCTGCCAACTGAGCATATTCCATGGTTCTATtctatatatgtgtgtgtgtgtgtgtgtatataaacACAGGAGTTCAAGTATGATGCTGATATGGCCAAGCTTGTGGGTTTGATCCCTGTGTGGATCGttcacttaagagctggacttgatgatccttgtcAGCCTCTTCCAgttcagaatattctgtgatatATACACACATAGACATTTCTGTTATTTATGTATCTATTACTCCATTACACCGAGGCTGAAACGCCAGGGGTTAGAAGTAATATAACAACACGGAAGACACATAATGAGGACACACGGTTCAAAGCCGGCTCGGTGCACTCACTGATCTCGGGCCCGCGCCGCCCGCGGTCGCCCCAGCACGTGGCCTCGAAGTCCAGGACGATCAGGAAGGAGAAGCGctgccccgcggccgcccgcgccccgctccgcgcccTGCTCCGCGCCAGCCCCAGCCTCCTGCGGACACCGACCGAGCTCAGGGGCCGCCCGCCACCGCCGCGGCCCCTCCGCGCCCGGacaccgccgccgcgccgggaCAGCGCACCTGGCCAGGCGCTTGGTGGCCATGggcaccgccgccgccgccgccgccgcgccgggaCAGCGCACCTGGCCAGGCGCTTGGTGGCCATGGGCACCGCCGCCGCCTCAGCGGGCTGCCGCCATTTCAAAGCTCCCGCGGGCCCGCCCCCATCGCGCTCTCGGCGCTCGGCTGCtccggccgcggccccggcgccgcccAGCGCGATCCCGCGGCCCCGGGGAGCGCGGGGCTGTGCCCGGCCGTGAGGGGCCGCCGGAGCCCGCCGCTCCCGCGCGGGCCATGGCGAAGGGGCCGTGCCTCAATGGGTGCAAGCGGCCCGGCGAAGCCGCGGAGGGGCCGCGGGCGGCGCGGAAGAGGCGGAAGGCAGATGGCGGCGGCCCGGGCCTGGGCCCCGAGGTGAGAGCCGAGCGCCGGCGCTGGGAGCAGCGGGGTGCGGGCCCTGTGTCCCTTACGGCCGCTTCTCGGGGGTGCTGCTGTGTCCCGCgttggggtgctgggagctcagcAAAGCCGTGTACACCGGCTGTGCACGGGGAGGGTCGGGTACGCCAGTGCCTGCAGGTAACAGCACAGAATGTCCTGAGTTGTCCACAGGGCtcatcgagtccagctcctggccctggagTTGTGGCCAGCCCAATCCCacccaccatgtgcctgagagcattgtccaaagcTTTTCGAACCTTGGCAGGTTTGGGGCCGTGACCGCTGCCCTGCGGAGCCTGTTAATGGCTTGGATTCTGCTCCAAGAGATGTGGAAAATAACTCATTTGGAGTGCTCAGCATTACATTTAAggaattttgtttaaaaaataggtGCGTTCTCCAATATAATCTTCTCGAAAACAAAGCCGATCTTGAAAGGAGCATTGTGTGTGCTCAGCATATGCACCGCTGAAGGAtgcagagcagccccacagTAACACCTCACCCAGGGCCCACTGAGTCAGTGCCCGTGGAACAGGAGCCTCCAGCCTGTGAGATCAGTCCTGTTTGTACCCGGTTAGAGGCGAATTCCTGTGGTTGGCAGTACCCTCTCCTTGGTGAACCAAAACCTCTGCTCTttgtgtgggtttgtttttttgttttttttttttttttgcaaagcttTAATTAGGCTGTATTGAAAACAACGGTGTCATTACTTGTCTCAGCTTGAGACATGAGGCACTAGCAATTACACCAGCCTGTGCTGTTATTGCCAGATGATTCTTAACCACTGGAACCACGGACACTGTCACCTCTCTTTAACTTCTTTACCCAGTGACACATGTCTTGAAGAGCACACCAGCCCAGTCCCATGTGGGCAGGCGATGTCCAAATTACTGAGCACACGGCTTGTTAGTGTGTGGGGGAAAAGAACTTCCAGTGGTTGTTCATGCTGTGAGGTTTTACATTCTCTAGTTTTGTGTGGTGTTTTTCCCCCTGTATGCCTTGATGTCTTTTCATCACCTATAATAAGaatatctttaaaatttttacaGCAATTCTTTGGAACAGGCCATCTGGTCAGTGGAAGTCACCAAAATGCCACATGTACTTGCTAGTTAGCCTTTAGAAGAATTTGTGCATTTAGGCTTAAAGAACTGCTATGTAGAACTGTGTGGCACAGTCCCCACCTCATCTCCTCAGTGCTTCCTTTCTGCATCTTCCTGGGATTTTACTGAAGCATTTTTCCCTGCAGGGGTCAGCAAACCCTTGTGGCAGAGCAGATCCCACAATGTAGATAGAGAAAACCTCCCACAGAGTGAGTGTAACAAATGTTTAAAGCTCTACAGCAGCAGATCCCACAATGTAGATAGAGAAAACCTCCCACAGAGTGAGTGTAACACTTGTACAAATGTTTAAAGCTCTACAGCAGCAAGTGGGGGAAAGGGTTGAGAGACCAGGATATTGCTTTTGCATTTCAATTGTCTCCTTACTGCATA
Coding sequences within it:
- the THUMPD1 gene encoding THUMP domain-containing protein 1 — protein: MAAAEPAARKRRPKGHFAAGAGRAKRPRGAGRQLEAGMRGILITCNMNERKCVGEAYSLLGEYGDLLYGPEQFSDHEERLSGSDREEDEDDVEAALKKEVGQIRASTEQKLRRFQSVESGANNVVFIRTQGIEPENLVHHILMDMHTTKKKKTRVILRMLPISGTCKAFMEDMKKYTETFFEPWFKAPNKGTFQIVYKARNNSHMSREEVIKELAGIVGSLNPENKVDLNNPQYTIVVEIIKTVCCLSVVRDYVLFRKYNLQEVVKSNKEDAQQNPSTVTEEQNSEVVKAEAEQQEKSSKEVKEENKNQNEIESEPKGTDALTV
- the ERI2 gene encoding ERI1 exoribonuclease 2 isoform X3, whose amino-acid sequence is MYVQPQEHPILSEFCTELTGITQNQVDQGVPLNICLSQFLKWIQKIQKEKKITFGTDSQSNSTSEAKACAFVTWTDWDLGVCLHYECKRKQLRKPDILNSWIDLKATYRTFYNRKPKGLNGALQDLGIAFEGREHSGLDDSRNTARLAWRLICDGCVLKVTKSLDKARQKSNLISRTLTVNVTDKSPLGSKSRPETSRDGTCETKSLAENKHKSIAGNKINSNVQTGEQQITCRDPSADVHVVPSSGSRTEFHAQSQSSSAASPDRFPIPLGLAQPCPSPASTGIQQGLSIGQPLRTARPSLPAQGSGLVLVSTTIPSVTLSSGDISTSSECLSLLTDWEDVALIPESQYEQNSDSVQLKDDSSTDSLTVSEEETTSKELAVTSSDNQSLEESVTPMEPLRSVVYKSPDTTIYNIGTVQRQTSECSAFKLPSAKGNAASAQSALFGNYSTPLEAPKRKPTSPKTCPPAKKQPFYIYQEKTSSFDHSLPLRSSNLPRVFPAVLNSTVNLNESVRAVRNGKSTPPLCNCGRRAKKLSVSNAGPNHGRAFFCCPVGKQGGNKKSCGYFKWEYALLKEKSSGLTFNADALTSLRTVPSNSENSSNKKYLCLRPSMRT
- the ERI2 gene encoding ERI1 exoribonuclease 2 isoform X1, with amino-acid sequence MATKRLARRLGLARSRARSGARAAAGQRFSFLIVLDFEATCWGDRGRRGPEIIEFPAVLLNTSTGAIESEFHMYVQPQEHPILSEFCTELTGITQNQVDQGVPLNICLSQFLKWIQKIQKEKKITFGTDSQSNSTSEAKACAFVTWTDWDLGVCLHYECKRKQLRKPDILNSWIDLKATYRTFYNRKPKGLNGALQDLGIAFEGREHSGLDDSRNTARLAWRLICDGCVLKVTKSLDKARQKSNLISRTLTVNVTDKSPLGSKSRPETSRDGTCETKSLAENKHKSIAGNKINSNVQTGEQQITCRDPSADVHVVPSSGSRTEFHAQSQSSSAASPDRFPIPLGLAQPCPSPASTGIQQGLSIGQPLRTARPSLPAQGSGLVLVSTTIPSVTLSSGDISTSSECLSLLTDWEDVALIPESQYEQNSDSVQLKDDSSTDSLTVSEEETTSKELAVTSSDNQSLEESVTPMEPLRSVVYKSPDTTIYNIGTVQRQTSECSAFKLPSAKGNAASAQSALFGNYSTPLEAPKRKPTSPKTCPPAKKQPFYIYQEKTSSFDHSLPLRSSNLPRVFPAVLNSTVNLNESVRAVRNGKSTPPLCNCGRRAKKLSVSNAGPNHGRAFFCCPVGKQGGNKKSCGYFKWEYALLKEKSSGLTFNADALTSLRTVPSNSENSSNKKYLCLRPSMRT